TGTTCTCCATCTGGGAGAGGTTCTGGCCGAAGGAAGCGTCGGGGATATCGAGCACAATCCGAAGGTTCGGGAAGCCTATCTCGGTTCGAAAGGAATTTCCTGATGCTGACCTTGAAAAACGTACACAGCTATTACGGCCGCAGCCATATTTTGCACGGTGTCACGCTTGACGTTCCGACCGGCAAGGTGACGAGCATTCTGGGCCGCAACAGCACCGGCAAGACGACCCTGTTGAAGACCCTGATGGCGCTGACCGACGGCATGACAGGCGAAATGCATTTGCAGGGACAAGATATCTCATCGTCGCCGACGCATATGAGAGCGCGGGCGGGTATCGCCTATGTCCCCCAGGGCAGGGAGATCATCCCGGATTTCAGCATCCGCGAAAACATCCTGATGGGTGCTTTTGCGCGTGCCGACCGCAAACGTGAAATTCCAGCACTCGTACCGGAACTTTTCCCATATCTGATGGCCAACCTCGACCGACCGGGCGGTGTGCTTTCCGGCGGCCAGCAACAACAGCTCGCCATCGCCCGCGCCCTGGCTGCGGACCCGAAAGTACTGCTGCTCGACGAACCCAACGAAGGCATCCAGCCCTCAATCGTCGAGGAGATTGAAAAGATCATCATCCGGCTCAATCGCGAGATCGGCATGACGATCGTCCTCGTTGAGCAAAACGTAGCGTTTGCGCGGCATGCCTCTCACCACTTCGCCATGCTGGAGAAGGGAGGCGTGGTCGCCGCCGGTGCCATAGACGCGCTCTCCGACACGCTTGTCCATCGACATATGGCCGTCTGAGAAGACGGATCATTTATTAAAGACAATGGGAACAATCATGACACCGACACAGAGCTATACCGCCGCCGCTATCCAGTTCGAACCGACCATGTTTGAAAAGGCGCGTAATATCAGCCGGCTGACAGCCCTTTGCGAGGAAGCGGCACAGGCAGGCGCGCGCCTGATCGTTACGCCCGAAATGGGAACGACAGGCTATTGCTGGTTCGACAGGGCGGAGGTCAAACCATTCGTCGAGACCATTCCCGGACCGACCACCGATGTTTTCCATGCCATTGCCCGTCAACACCGCTGCTATATTGTTGTCGGCATGCCGGAGGTCGATCCAGAGAGCGATCTCTATTACAACACGGCCGTACTCATCGGTCCCGATGGCGTCATCGGCCGGCATCGCAAATCACACCCCTATATCGCCGAGCCGAAGTGGGCCGCCAACGGCGATATCGTGCACGAGGTCTTCGAAACGGAGATCGGCCGGATTTCAATGCTGGTCTGCATGGATCTGCACTTCTTCGAGACGGCGCGGCTCGAAGCTCTGGCCGGGGCCGACATCATCTGCCACATCTCCAACTGGCTGCAGGAGCGCACGCCCGCTCCCTACTGGATCAACCGCGCCTTCGAAAACGCATGTTATGTCATCGAAAGCAACCGTTGGGGGCTGGAAAGAACCGTGCAGTTTTCGGGCGGAAGCTGCCTGATCGAGCCCGACGGAACGGTTGTCGCATCAATCGATACCGGCGACGGAATTGCCTATGGCAAGGTCGATCTCGCCCGCGCCCGCCGCCGCGAAGTCTTGAGCGAACCGGTCTTCAAGTCCCGACGACCTGAGCTTTACATGAACATGATGACCAACAGTTTCACCTGGAATCCCGGCGATTATTTCCGCCTCTACGGCTATCAGCCAATCCCGCGCGGACGCACGTCGCGTGCGGCCGTTGCCCAGTTCGCACCAACCTCGGTCATTGCGGACAATATTGCCCACATCACACGGCTGGCAACCGAGGCAAAGGCGACAACGGCACCGGACATTCTGGTTTTCCCGGAACTGTCGCTCACGGGGCTTGACGATCCACACACGCGAGCAGAGCCGCTCTCGGGACCGGCTGTGTCGGTCTTCGTTCGTCTGGCCATGAAGCTCGGCCTCTATCTCGTTGCGGGTTTCGCCGAGGCGGACGGAGACAGGATTTACAACAGCGCGGTCCTTGCCGGGCCCGAAGGCCTTGTGGGCAATTATCGCAAGACACATCTCGGCGTCGCCGACAGCTGGGCGACGGCTGGGGACGACTGGAAAATATACGATCTTGCCATCGGCCGGGTGGGTCTGGCGATTGGCCACGACGCGCTTTATCCGGAAGCCATCCGTTCGCTTTCGCTGATGGGGTGTGATCTTGTCGCGTGCCCTTCAGCAATCGCCGGCAATTTCACCGGCAGCCACGCAGGTACGAAGATCCCGCACAACTATCCTATTCCAAAGGGTGCCGATCCATTCCACTGGCACGCCCTGCGCGTACGCGGCGGCGAAAACAACGTCTATTTCGCCTTCGCCAACGTGCTGGATGCCGCACGGGGTTACCAGGGGAAAAGTGCCGTGTTCGGCCCGGATTCCTTTGCTTTTCCGCGTCAGGAATCGGCAATTCTGGATGAGGAGGGGATTGCCGCTGCAGCCGTCGATACCACCAATCTCGATACGCCTTACCCAACGAACATCGTCCGGCGAAAGGACCTTGTCGTCATGCGTCAGCCGCATCACTATCAGCCGCTCGTCAAATGGCATCAGTAAAGGCGGCGGCATCTCCATATTCGCGACGGTCCCGCAGATCATTGCGGGACCGGGCTGCATCACACGGGCTTCAGAGCCGAAGACGCGGCCCGGCTCGCCTTCCCTTGTGATTTCGGACGATGGGGCGGTCAAGGCGGGGCTTGTTCAGCCCGGCTTGGCCAACCTTGCAAACGCTGGCGCTGGAGCGACGATCTTCGCCGGCGTTGTCGCCGATCCACCGGAATCCATCATTTACCGGCTGCGGCCCGGGCGATCGGCCACCCTGCTGCCAGGTCTAGCTCGACAATAGACAAGACCACCCAGCGCACCGTGGCCGCCGAACAGTGTGATTTTCATATTTCACCGCGCACTGTCGATAATTGCGCCACCGTCCGGCGTGAGGCTGTAGCCAGTCATGAATTGAGAATCCCTGCTCGCAAGGAACAGCGCCACCGGGGCGATGTCATCTTCGGGCGAGCCGAAACGGGCGAGTGCGTTGGCTGGAGGAGGAACGTTTTTTGTCAAGTCTCCTTGAGGTCGCTGATCAGTGTCGGCACCAGTTCTCCGACGGTCGGGTGGATCGGCACTGCCCATCTGAGTTTTTCAGTGGTTGCCCCGAGGTTCATGGCGTCGAGAACGCCGTAAACCGCCTCGTCACCCCCGACGCCGAGAAAGGCGGCACCGAGCACTCGATCGGTATCAGCCTCGGTGACGAGCTTCATGAGGCCGAGCGTCTCACCCTTCTCGACGGCTCGACCGACGCGGTTCATAGGCCGGGTCGCGACCTTGATCCGGTGGCCTGCCTCCTTCGCCTGGCGCTCTGTCATGCCAACACGCCCGAGTGGCGGATCGATGTAAAGGCCATAGCCGAGGATGCGGTCTGACACTTTGCGGTCGCCGCCATCGAGGAGGTTCGCGGCGGCGATCTCGAAATCATTGTAAGATGTGTGGGTGAAGGCCCCTCGCCCATTGCAGTCGCCGAGCGCCCAGATGCCTTCGACATTTGTCTGAAGTCGTTCATCCACCGTGATGTAACCACGCCGATCAGTCTCGACGCCAGCTTGGTCGAGGCCAAGATCGTCGGTATTCGGCTGGCGTCCGACGGCGACCAGGACATGGCTGCCGCGGACGTCGCCCTGATCAGTCCGCACGGTAATCTCGGCGCTATCCGTGGTCACGGACACGATCTTATGGCTCAAAAGGACCTTAATGCCATCCCTGGTCAGAATATCCGCGATGGCTTGCGAAATATCCTCATCCTCCCGGGACGCCAGATACTGCCCGCGCTCGATGACCGTAACCTGTGCGTCGAAGCGCCGATACATCTGCGCGAACTCCAGTCCGATGTAGCTGCCGCCGAGCACCACCAGGTGCTTCGGCAACTCTTCGAGCGCGATCACCGATGTGCTGGTAAGATAAGGCACATTTGCCAATCCGGGGACATCGGGGATGTGTGGTCGCGCGCCCACATTAATGAAGATCTGTGGTGCAGTGTATAGCGAACCGCCCACCGACACGACCTTCGCGCCCACGAATCTGGCATGGCCATAGACGACATCCATCGTCTCCAGACTATCAAACCATGATGCTAGGCCGCTTCTTGCGTCAAGCGTCACCTTCCTCGCACGAGCTGCCACGGCTTTCATGTCTACAACGGGCTCACCATCAATCCTGACGCCGAATTCCGATGCACGCCGTGCGACCTGCGCGGTCTTGGCGCTGGCGACCAGGGTCTTTGTCGGCATGCACCCGGCGTTCACGCAGGTTCCGCCGAGAAATTTCCGCTCGATCAGGACGACCTTGCGGCCCATCGCCGCCATGCGTGCTGCGAGGAACGGTCCGGCCTGTCCCGCTCCGATGAAGATCGCGTCGTACTCTTTCATGGCACGGACACCGCAACGAGTATCGCAAGGGCGACGGCGAACGCATCTTCGAGCAGGGCGGCAGGAAGATCACGGCCGAACCGGTTGGCGAGATAGGCGCGAACCGACGCACCGCCCAAAGTTCCAATTACAGCGCCAATGACACCCGTAATGAGGCCAATAACCACTGTGTTCCCAGTCGCGCCGATAGCAGCTCCGCTGAGGGCCCCCATCGAGATACGTGCTCCGAACTGCATAGGCACTTTCCGTGAAGGCGTGCTGGGAAGCTGGTCGGTGATGAGTTCTGTAACGGCAAGCAACGTGAAAATCATCGCGGCCCAGAGCGACCCCATGAATGAAAGACCGGTCTGCGAGATGTCTAACCATCCGAGATAGGCACCCCAGGCAATCGCGGTGGGAGCGGTCATAGCGCGCAGACCAGCGACAGTCCCTATGAGAATTGAGAGAAGAATGAGCATTCAAGTCCCCTGAAATTACGCAAATCAAGAACGTGCCGCGGTTATTGGCCGGCGGACAGATGGCCGGGGTTCCTGAGACACCTCCGGAGGCGTGCGCTCCGAAGGCCGTAGGTCACCACTGACTTGGTCCGGATTGATCATCCATGAGGGTATCATTCCCGGGCGGTTTGGTCGACTGATGAGAAGTGCCAGCCGTTCCGCTTGATGTTCTTGAGGCAAAGGTGTTCATTTACTTTGCTCGATTGCGATCGTTGCCGTCCTGCCCGCAATCAGTCGAACATTGTTCGGGACGTGATCGATTTCGATCCGAACCGGAATTCTCTGGGCCAGGCGTACCCATGAGAACGTCGGTGCCACGCTTGCCAGTGAGCCAGCAGTATCGCTTCTCTCCCGATCCTCGATCCCGGCGGCGACACCGGCAACATGTCCGATGGCCGATTCCGGCTCACCCATGATGTCAAT
This genomic interval from Agrobacterium fabrum str. C58 contains the following:
- the urtE gene encoding urea ABC transporter ATP-binding subunit UrtE, with amino-acid sequence MLTLKNVHSYYGRSHILHGVTLDVPTGKVTSILGRNSTGKTTLLKTLMALTDGMTGEMHLQGQDISSSPTHMRARAGIAYVPQGREIIPDFSIRENILMGAFARADRKREIPALVPELFPYLMANLDRPGGVLSGGQQQQLAIARALAADPKVLLLDEPNEGIQPSIVEEIEKIIIRLNREIGMTIVLVEQNVAFARHASHHFAMLEKGGVVAAGAIDALSDTLVHRHMAV
- a CDS encoding nitrilase-related carbon-nitrogen hydrolase; amino-acid sequence: MGTIMTPTQSYTAAAIQFEPTMFEKARNISRLTALCEEAAQAGARLIVTPEMGTTGYCWFDRAEVKPFVETIPGPTTDVFHAIARQHRCYIVVGMPEVDPESDLYYNTAVLIGPDGVIGRHRKSHPYIAEPKWAANGDIVHEVFETEIGRISMLVCMDLHFFETARLEALAGADIICHISNWLQERTPAPYWINRAFENACYVIESNRWGLERTVQFSGGSCLIEPDGTVVASIDTGDGIAYGKVDLARARRREVLSEPVFKSRRPELYMNMMTNSFTWNPGDYFRLYGYQPIPRGRTSRAAVAQFAPTSVIADNIAHITRLATEAKATTAPDILVFPELSLTGLDDPHTRAEPLSGPAVSVFVRLAMKLGLYLVAGFAEADGDRIYNSAVLAGPEGLVGNYRKTHLGVADSWATAGDDWKIYDLAIGRVGLAIGHDALYPEAIRSLSLMGCDLVACPSAIAGNFTGSHAGTKIPHNYPIPKGADPFHWHALRVRGGENNVYFAFANVLDAARGYQGKSAVFGPDSFAFPRQESAILDEEGIAAAAVDTTNLDTPYPTNIVRRKDLVVMRQPHHYQPLVKWHQ
- a CDS encoding FAD-containing oxidoreductase, encoding MKEYDAIFIGAGQAGPFLAARMAAMGRKVVLIERKFLGGTCVNAGCMPTKTLVASAKTAQVARRASEFGVRIDGEPVVDMKAVAARARKVTLDARSGLASWFDSLETMDVVYGHARFVGAKVVSVGGSLYTAPQIFINVGARPHIPDVPGLANVPYLTSTSVIALEELPKHLVVLGGSYIGLEFAQMYRRFDAQVTVIERGQYLASREDEDISQAIADILTRDGIKVLLSHKIVSVTTDSAEITVRTDQGDVRGSHVLVAVGRQPNTDDLGLDQAGVETDRRGYITVDERLQTNVEGIWALGDCNGRGAFTHTSYNDFEIAAANLLDGGDRKVSDRILGYGLYIDPPLGRVGMTERQAKEAGHRIKVATRPMNRVGRAVEKGETLGLMKLVTEADTDRVLGAAFLGVGGDEAVYGVLDAMNLGATTEKLRWAVPIHPTVGELVPTLISDLKET
- a CDS encoding DUF4126 family protein, with the protein product MLILLSILIGTVAGLRAMTAPTAIAWGAYLGWLDISQTGLSFMGSLWAAMIFTLLAVTELITDQLPSTPSRKVPMQFGARISMGALSGAAIGATGNTVVIGLITGVIGAVIGTLGGASVRAYLANRFGRDLPAALLEDAFAVALAILVAVSVP